A single window of Chloroflexota bacterium DNA harbors:
- a CDS encoding radical SAM protein, producing MTAPVRPRSADLRLPPLPTFVQLEPVGQCNLRCAMCPIQFREDGPPYGPPAFMEWRIFEAILDQLPGLEELHLQGLGEPMMHPRFFDMVRFATARGVRVSTNSNCTLLTPRRAEECVRSGLDWLHASVDGATRDTYERIRVRAQFDRLLDNIGSLRSAKARLESDLPHMRLVMVLMRENLHELPEIVRLAHAFAFEAVFVQHLCHDFGESSLPDRYRPMREFVQRQTLLGSDEEQVHRVFAEARDVADQLGVELRLPNLRPRPHAPGVPGPDRCAWPWSGAYVSYQGIAMPCCMVATPDRANLGNMGNGGVAAIWWGPEYARFRQQLASDRPPGVCEACSVYSGTF from the coding sequence ATGACCGCGCCCGTCCGCCCGCGCTCAGCGGATCTGCGGCTTCCACCGCTGCCAACGTTCGTGCAGTTGGAGCCCGTGGGGCAATGCAATCTGCGCTGCGCCATGTGCCCAATCCAGTTTCGTGAGGACGGGCCTCCATATGGGCCACCGGCGTTCATGGAATGGCGAATCTTTGAAGCGATCCTCGACCAGCTTCCGGGTCTCGAGGAGCTTCATCTCCAGGGGCTCGGAGAGCCGATGATGCACCCGCGGTTTTTCGACATGGTTCGCTTCGCAACGGCTCGAGGTGTCCGAGTCAGCACCAATTCGAACTGCACGCTCCTCACCCCACGGCGGGCCGAGGAATGCGTGCGCAGCGGACTCGACTGGCTGCACGCCTCCGTCGATGGCGCGACGCGAGACACTTACGAGCGCATTCGCGTGCGCGCCCAATTTGACCGGCTCCTCGATAACATCGGGAGCTTGCGTTCCGCGAAAGCGAGGCTGGAGAGCGATCTCCCGCACATGCGACTGGTCATGGTGCTGATGCGGGAGAACCTGCACGAGCTGCCGGAAATCGTGCGGCTGGCGCACGCATTTGCCTTCGAGGCGGTCTTTGTCCAGCACCTGTGTCACGACTTTGGCGAATCCAGCCTCCCCGACCGCTATCGCCCGATGCGCGAGTTCGTGCAACGCCAAACCTTGCTCGGGTCCGATGAGGAGCAGGTCCACCGCGTATTCGCGGAGGCTCGGGACGTGGCAGACCAGCTCGGGGTCGAATTGCGCCTGCCGAACCTCCGTCCACGCCCGCATGCCCCCGGCGTGCCGGGTCCGGACCGCTGCGCGTGGCCGTGGTCGGGCGCGTACGTGAGCTACCAGGGGATCGCAATGCCCTGCTGCATGGTCGCGACGCCGGACCGCGCCAACCTCGGCAACATGGGGAACGGTGGTGTCGCCGCCATCTGGTGGGGACCTGAATACGCCCGGTTCCGCCAGCAGCTTGCGTCCGACAGGCCGCCGGGCGTCTGTGAGGCGTGCTCGGTTTACTCGGGGACATTCTAG
- a CDS encoding glycosyltransferase, with product MTASGLKVSVVVPTFWRPDQIARCLTALQRQDLPPDEFEIIVADDAASRECERLVTAFASQSRPGPTIRYVPVHDAHGPAAARNLGWRAAGAEIVAFTDDDCVPSPSWLRHGLQAMKDGADGVWGAVRVPIPPNPTDYEREVSRLEDAEFATANCFFRRSAIAEIGGFDERYTAAWREDSDLWFSLLEHGKRLVHAPDALVVHPVRPAPWGISLRLQRLSQFNALLYKKHPVLYRARVQSAPPIRYYSILASALGFVGGLLTRRHPVAAAAAALWILLTGQFCAERLRATSRHPSHVAEILVTSSLIPLVSIFWRVRGAFRFRVVFL from the coding sequence ATGACCGCATCCGGGTTGAAGGTTTCGGTCGTTGTTCCGACCTTTTGGCGCCCCGATCAGATCGCGCGGTGCCTGACGGCGCTCCAGCGGCAGGATCTGCCGCCTGACGAATTCGAAATCATCGTGGCCGACGACGCGGCCAGCCGGGAATGCGAGCGGCTCGTCACGGCGTTCGCGTCGCAATCCCGCCCGGGGCCCACGATTCGCTACGTCCCCGTTCACGATGCGCACGGACCCGCCGCCGCACGGAATCTCGGGTGGCGCGCCGCGGGCGCCGAGATCGTGGCATTCACGGACGATGACTGCGTCCCGTCGCCGAGCTGGCTGCGCCATGGCCTGCAAGCCATGAAGGACGGCGCTGACGGCGTTTGGGGGGCCGTTCGCGTTCCGATCCCTCCAAACCCCACCGATTACGAGCGTGAGGTCTCGCGGCTGGAGGACGCGGAATTCGCGACCGCGAACTGCTTCTTCCGTCGCTCCGCGATCGCGGAGATCGGCGGATTCGACGAGCGGTACACGGCCGCATGGCGCGAGGACAGCGACCTCTGGTTTTCCCTTCTGGAACACGGGAAGCGGCTGGTCCATGCCCCGGACGCGCTGGTGGTCCATCCGGTCCGGCCAGCCCCCTGGGGCATCAGCTTGCGCCTCCAGCGGTTGAGTCAGTTCAACGCGCTCCTGTACAAAAAGCACCCAGTCCTCTACCGAGCCCGCGTTCAATCCGCGCCCCCGATTCGCTACTACTCCATCCTTGCATCGGCCCTGGGCTTCGTCGGGGGGCTGCTGACGCGGCGCCATCCCGTCGCCGCTGCCGCTGCGGCCCTCTGGATCCTCCTGACCGGGCAATTCTGCGCCGAGCGCCTTCGCGCAACGTCGCGCCACCCGAGCCACGTGGCGGAGATCCTGGTGACGTCGTCGCTCATTCCTCTGGTGTCCATCTTTTGGCGCGTGCGCGGGGCATTCCGGTTTCGCGTGGTGTTCCTATGA
- a CDS encoding carbamoyltransferase C-terminal domain-containing protein translates to MYTLGINSAFHDSSACLICDGVIVSAAEEERFTRVKHGKRPTPFSAYELPYHAIDYCLQEANLRLVDVQHVAYSFDPFQLLARRNADRRLVLPLEPSSVEATPSWESPWEPLFLSYVVNAPRQLASGAPHHLRSRFEGARPDGPYTWHFVDHHLTHAASAFHASPFDRAAVLTVDGRGERATTSYSLGSGRELEQIGRVEMPNSLGLLYEQVTAYLGFLRASDEYKVMALAAFGTPRYLAEFHRIVERAPDGQFVVHQVDFGPLFGPGRARNGAWEQRHFDVAASLQRVLEETVLEVARWLHERTRAENLCVAGGVGLNCVMNARLRDEGPFRRMWVQPAAGDAGTSLGAALWVDAHERAGAERCYRMDDVFLGPSFSDDEIERFLTWAKIPFRRLEDVPRETAEILAEDKIVGWFQGRMEFGPRALGARSILASPIHASMQERLNEIKDREDFRPVAPVVLEEEAPNWFRGAATSPFMLFVHEVLPEVADRIPAVRHIDGTARIQTINRSQHPVYYDLVRAFSRRTGVPILVNTSFNTRGEPIVCTPRDAVECFWSSPLDALAIGSFLVTKAELRR, encoded by the coding sequence TTGTACACACTTGGAATCAATTCGGCATTCCATGATTCGTCAGCTTGCCTGATATGTGACGGCGTGATTGTATCAGCAGCCGAGGAAGAGCGCTTTACGCGTGTCAAACATGGGAAGCGACCAACTCCGTTTTCTGCATACGAGCTGCCATACCACGCCATCGACTATTGCCTCCAAGAAGCGAATCTTCGCCTAGTCGACGTCCAGCACGTCGCCTATTCGTTCGACCCGTTCCAGCTTCTCGCGCGCCGCAACGCCGATCGGCGCCTCGTCCTCCCACTCGAGCCGAGCAGTGTCGAGGCCACGCCCTCGTGGGAATCGCCGTGGGAGCCGCTTTTCCTGTCATACGTCGTAAACGCGCCCCGCCAGCTTGCCAGTGGAGCGCCCCATCACCTGAGGTCTCGGTTCGAAGGGGCGCGGCCTGATGGTCCGTATACCTGGCACTTTGTGGACCACCACCTGACTCACGCGGCGAGCGCCTTCCACGCGTCGCCCTTCGATCGAGCCGCGGTCCTGACCGTCGACGGCCGCGGCGAGCGCGCGACCACGAGCTACAGCCTCGGCTCGGGACGCGAGCTCGAGCAAATCGGCCGGGTCGAGATGCCCAACTCCCTGGGGCTGCTGTACGAACAGGTCACGGCCTATCTCGGGTTCCTTCGCGCGTCCGACGAATACAAGGTGATGGCGCTTGCCGCGTTTGGAACGCCCCGATACCTCGCCGAGTTTCACCGCATCGTGGAGCGCGCGCCGGACGGCCAGTTCGTCGTCCACCAGGTTGACTTTGGGCCGCTGTTCGGGCCTGGTCGTGCGCGCAACGGGGCGTGGGAGCAACGCCACTTCGACGTGGCCGCTTCCCTTCAACGAGTTCTTGAAGAGACGGTGCTCGAGGTGGCCCGATGGCTCCACGAGCGCACGCGCGCAGAGAACCTCTGCGTCGCCGGCGGCGTCGGCCTCAACTGCGTGATGAATGCGCGGCTGCGCGATGAAGGCCCGTTTCGTCGCATGTGGGTCCAGCCGGCGGCGGGCGACGCAGGAACGTCCCTCGGCGCAGCCCTGTGGGTCGACGCGCACGAGCGCGCTGGCGCCGAGCGATGCTACCGGATGGACGATGTGTTTCTCGGCCCGTCCTTCTCGGACGATGAGATCGAGCGGTTCTTGACCTGGGCGAAGATCCCATTCCGACGGCTGGAGGACGTCCCGAGGGAGACGGCCGAGATCCTCGCCGAAGACAAGATCGTCGGCTGGTTTCAGGGGCGCATGGAGTTCGGGCCGCGCGCTCTCGGCGCCCGCTCGATTCTCGCGTCTCCCATCCATGCCTCGATGCAGGAACGGCTGAATGAGATCAAGGACCGCGAGGACTTTCGCCCCGTCGCGCCAGTAGTTCTGGAAGAGGAGGCGCCGAACTGGTTTCGCGGCGCGGCAACCTCGCCCTTCATGCTGTTCGTCCACGAGGTCCTTCCTGAGGTCGCCGACCGGATTCCGGCGGTCCGCCATATCGACGGGACGGCCCGCATCCAGACCATCAATCGAAGCCAACACCCCGTCTACTACGACCTAGTCCGCGCGTTTTCTCGCCGCACGGGGGTGCCCATTCTGGTGAACACCTCCTTCAACACGCGCGGTGAGCCGATCGTGTGTACGCCGAGAGACGCGGTTGAGTGTTTCTGGTCGTCGCCCCTGGACGCACTGGCAATCGGGTCGTTTCTCGTCACGAAGGCGGAGCTGCGCCGATGA
- a CDS encoding transglycosylase domain-containing protein has protein sequence MDASSARTRATGRLVLHLPLRHRAARGNDQRGRRGAGIVFAVAFLAALVLGVWATTYATSSAVMLAERGVRQFPMGVPGGRPLDTDLPQTARITARDGSVVSYVNDVHFGWRQSVPLSRISPNMVLATLAAEDRRFFTHGGVDPVGIIRAAIQDASSEELRSGASTLDMQLARDIVLRDERNDQTLSRKLREAIAAIQLNERYSKAQIIEAYLNTVYYGNMAYGVEAAAERYFGKTAAQLTVPEAALLAGLPQSPTAYNPERDPDAALARRNHVLDLMAASSFIRQADADAMEAEPIELSDTYAALPPGSHWANYVQDILRDRFGPKLLYTAGLQVETTLDPRIQSMAQRVVTENGDVRRVAHANNTAVVVLDARTSQILAMVGSKDFNDASIDGQVNVAISKRQPGSSIKPLVYLTGFEKGLYPAVQVVDAPTVFSAPPGQPPYVPKNYENHYYGRVTLRDALGNSLNVPAVKVLKYVGIPAFQDMARRFGITTLDNWDPRWLSLTLGGGEVKLLELTNAYAAIAREGAYLPAEPFLKITDANGAVLYEASDHPVGDQVVDPRLAYQLLSVMGDTSAREVTYAPNSPINLPRPHMVKTGTTDDYRDTWTIGCIPQICVGVWMGNTDNRPMVKPSSSLTAGKVWSDLMRALIEDNDWAPEPFPVPDGVTVVTESDRSGARPRVVPHEEVFLPGQQGHRETLEMDWRRPDQ, from the coding sequence TTGGACGCCTCTTCGGCCCGCACGCGTGCGACCGGCCGTCTCGTTCTGCACCTTCCGCTGCGCCATCGCGCCGCGCGGGGCAACGACCAGCGGGGACGCCGCGGCGCCGGGATCGTATTCGCCGTGGCCTTCTTGGCCGCGCTCGTGCTCGGCGTGTGGGCGACGACGTATGCGACGAGCTCTGCGGTGATGCTGGCGGAGCGCGGGGTGCGCCAATTCCCCATGGGCGTCCCTGGCGGGCGACCGCTTGACACCGATCTGCCCCAAACCGCGCGCATCACCGCGCGCGATGGGTCAGTCGTGTCTTACGTGAACGACGTCCACTTCGGATGGCGCCAGAGCGTCCCCCTGTCACGCATTTCGCCCAACATGGTCCTGGCCACGCTGGCGGCCGAAGACCGTCGATTCTTCACACATGGTGGGGTCGACCCGGTGGGCATCATCCGCGCCGCGATTCAGGATGCCAGTAGCGAGGAATTGCGCTCGGGCGCCAGCACGCTGGACATGCAGCTCGCCCGGGACATCGTCCTGCGGGATGAGCGAAACGACCAGACGCTCTCGCGAAAGCTTCGCGAGGCTATCGCGGCCATTCAGTTGAACGAGCGGTATTCAAAAGCCCAGATCATCGAGGCCTATCTCAACACCGTGTACTACGGGAACATGGCGTACGGAGTCGAAGCTGCCGCCGAACGCTATTTCGGGAAAACCGCGGCCCAGCTGACCGTTCCGGAGGCCGCCCTGCTCGCCGGCCTGCCCCAGAGCCCCACCGCATACAACCCGGAACGCGACCCCGACGCCGCGCTCGCGCGCCGGAATCACGTGCTGGACCTGATGGCCGCGTCGTCATTCATCCGTCAAGCGGACGCGGACGCGATGGAAGCCGAGCCCATTGAGCTAAGCGACACCTATGCGGCGCTCCCGCCCGGATCGCACTGGGCCAACTACGTTCAGGACATTCTGCGCGACCGATTCGGCCCCAAACTCCTGTACACCGCGGGACTTCAGGTGGAGACAACCCTGGATCCACGCATCCAGAGCATGGCTCAGCGCGTCGTCACGGAGAACGGAGACGTCCGACGTGTGGCGCACGCCAACAACACGGCAGTCGTGGTGCTCGACGCTCGGACCAGCCAGATCCTCGCCATGGTGGGGAGCAAGGACTTCAACGACGCATCGATCGACGGCCAGGTGAACGTGGCAATTTCGAAGCGTCAGCCCGGGTCGTCCATCAAGCCGTTGGTCTACCTGACGGGCTTCGAAAAGGGCCTCTACCCGGCGGTGCAGGTCGTGGACGCCCCCACCGTCTTTTCCGCGCCACCCGGCCAGCCGCCCTATGTGCCAAAGAATTACGAGAACCACTACTACGGCCGCGTGACGCTGCGTGATGCGCTGGGAAACAGCCTGAACGTCCCAGCGGTCAAGGTGCTCAAGTACGTCGGCATCCCCGCGTTTCAGGACATGGCGCGGCGGTTCGGCATCACGACCCTTGACAACTGGGATCCTCGGTGGCTGTCCCTCACCCTCGGCGGGGGCGAGGTCAAGCTCCTGGAGCTCACGAACGCGTACGCGGCAATTGCGCGAGAGGGAGCGTATCTGCCGGCGGAGCCGTTCCTCAAAATCACCGACGCCAACGGAGCCGTCCTGTACGAAGCGTCGGACCACCCGGTTGGCGATCAGGTCGTCGATCCGCGGCTCGCTTACCAGCTCCTGAGCGTCATGGGAGACACGAGCGCTCGGGAGGTGACGTACGCCCCCAACTCGCCCATCAATCTTCCGCGCCCGCACATGGTGAAAACCGGGACGACGGATGACTACCGGGACACGTGGACCATCGGCTGCATCCCGCAAATTTGTGTCGGCGTGTGGATGGGCAACACGGACAATCGTCCGATGGTGAAGCCGTCCAGCTCCCTCACGGCAGGAAAGGTCTGGAGCGATCTGATGCGGGCCCTCATCGAAGACAACGATTGGGCGCCGGAGCCGTTCCCGGTCCCTGACGGCGTCACCGTCGTCACCGAGAGCGACAGATCGGGAGCGCGGCCGCGGGTCGTTCCGCACGAGGAGGTCTTCCTCCCCGGTCAGCAGGGACATCGGGAGACGTTAGAAATGGACTGGAGGCGGCCGGACCAATGA
- the acnA gene encoding aconitate hydratase AcnA yields the protein MRTQDNPFGTRATLTGDGWSATYHRLAALAAQGFPGIARLPFTVKILLENVVRRFDGYVFGEDDVRLLAGWDPGTSPVTEFPFLPSRVVLQDFTGVPAVVDLAAMRSAVARMKGDPERINPLVPADLVVDHSVQVDSYGSTFSFGVNVEKEYERNRERYALLRWAQSAFQNFRVIPPGMGIIHQVNLEFLSSVVHRRAENGETVAYPDTLVGTDSHTTMVNGLGVLGWGVGGIEAEAALLGQPMYLLTPQVVGFRLHGELREGATATDLVLTVTQMLRQHGVVDKFVEFYGSGLSHLRLADRATISNMSPEYGATAALFPVDDETLRYLQMTGRPRELVDLVERYAKEQGLFRTDATPAPTFSESLELDLSTVEPSLAGPRRPQDRVPLGMMADQFRAAFPQQFLAPESPSVAEEKARFDSEGGTVNEAQAPSRPPVPVKPSARSVPVEMDGTSTAVGSGSVVIAAITSCTNTSNPSVMVGAGLLAKKAVERGLTVKPFVKTSLAPGSRAVTDYLKNSGLLPYLEALRFHVVGYGCTTCIGNSGPLPEPVANAVKANDLVVASVLSGNRNFEGRIHPLVRASYLASPPLVVAYALAGSVDVDLTTEPLGLDPEGEPVFLRDVWPTTQEIQDVLNATLDRRVFERTYANVFEGDDEWKALPIPEGSLYAWDSASTYVQEPPFFENLSPQPGHLGDIRGARALLVLGDSITTDHISPAGSIEPDCPAGRYLIDHGVAPRDFNSYGARRGNHEVMMRGTFGNVRLRNMLTPDREGDWTIHHPTGEIMRVFDASRRYIADRTPLIVLAGKEYGSGSSRDWAAKGPLLLGVKAAIAESYERIHRSNLVGMGILPLQYMPGETASSLGLDGTETFEISGLSDDLKPRQELSIRATRKDGSTVTFRAIARVDSPVDVEYLRHGGVLNMVLRNLAAT from the coding sequence ATGCGGACTCAGGACAATCCGTTCGGCACTCGCGCAACCCTAACCGGGGATGGTTGGTCGGCGACGTACCATCGGCTCGCCGCGCTCGCGGCGCAGGGGTTTCCGGGGATCGCTCGCCTGCCCTTTACCGTCAAGATCCTCTTGGAAAACGTCGTACGGCGTTTTGATGGGTACGTGTTTGGAGAGGACGACGTGCGACTGCTCGCGGGCTGGGACCCGGGGACCTCGCCCGTTACCGAGTTTCCGTTCTTGCCGTCCCGCGTCGTGCTCCAGGACTTCACCGGTGTGCCCGCGGTGGTGGACCTGGCGGCGATGCGCTCAGCGGTCGCCCGCATGAAGGGCGATCCCGAGCGCATCAATCCGCTGGTGCCCGCCGATCTCGTCGTCGACCACTCGGTGCAGGTCGATTCGTATGGGTCGACATTCTCCTTCGGCGTGAACGTCGAGAAGGAATACGAGCGCAACCGGGAGCGCTACGCGCTGCTCCGCTGGGCGCAATCAGCCTTCCAGAACTTTCGGGTCATTCCGCCCGGAATGGGGATCATCCATCAGGTGAACCTGGAGTTCCTTTCCAGCGTCGTCCACCGCCGTGCTGAGAACGGGGAGACGGTCGCGTATCCAGACACGCTCGTGGGCACCGACTCCCACACGACGATGGTCAACGGGCTGGGCGTGCTGGGCTGGGGGGTCGGCGGTATCGAGGCTGAGGCGGCGCTCCTGGGACAGCCAATGTATTTGCTGACTCCTCAGGTGGTCGGCTTCAGGCTTCACGGCGAGCTGCGAGAGGGCGCGACGGCCACAGACCTTGTGCTCACGGTGACCCAGATGCTCCGACAGCACGGGGTCGTCGATAAGTTCGTCGAGTTTTACGGGTCGGGGTTGAGCCATCTTCGGCTCGCCGACCGCGCCACGATCTCGAACATGTCCCCCGAGTACGGCGCGACGGCAGCGCTGTTCCCCGTGGACGATGAGACGCTCCGCTATCTTCAAATGACGGGCCGTCCGCGAGAGCTGGTCGACCTCGTGGAGCGCTATGCCAAGGAGCAAGGGCTGTTCCGCACCGACGCGACGCCCGCGCCGACGTTCTCTGAGTCGCTCGAGTTGGACCTCTCCACCGTGGAGCCGAGCCTCGCGGGGCCGCGCCGGCCGCAGGACCGCGTTCCGCTCGGAATGATGGCGGACCAATTCCGCGCGGCGTTTCCGCAGCAGTTCCTCGCGCCCGAGTCGCCGTCCGTGGCCGAAGAGAAGGCGCGCTTCGATTCCGAGGGGGGCACCGTGAACGAAGCGCAGGCGCCATCCCGACCACCCGTCCCCGTGAAGCCGTCCGCCCGGAGCGTCCCGGTCGAGATGGACGGGACGTCCACAGCCGTCGGGTCGGGGTCCGTCGTCATCGCGGCGATCACGAGCTGCACCAACACGTCCAACCCCTCCGTCATGGTGGGCGCGGGCCTGCTCGCGAAGAAGGCTGTCGAGCGCGGCCTGACGGTCAAGCCCTTCGTCAAGACGAGTCTCGCGCCGGGCTCGCGCGCCGTGACGGACTATCTCAAGAATTCCGGTCTGCTCCCATATCTCGAGGCGCTGCGGTTTCACGTCGTCGGGTACGGCTGCACGACGTGCATCGGAAACAGCGGACCTCTCCCCGAGCCGGTCGCGAATGCCGTGAAGGCGAACGACCTCGTCGTTGCATCGGTCCTTAGCGGAAATCGCAACTTCGAAGGGCGGATTCATCCCCTCGTGCGGGCCTCCTACCTCGCGTCACCGCCGCTCGTCGTCGCGTACGCCCTGGCCGGATCGGTCGACGTGGACCTCACGACGGAGCCGCTCGGACTCGATCCGGAGGGGGAGCCGGTCTTCCTCCGCGACGTCTGGCCCACGACTCAGGAGATCCAGGACGTCCTGAACGCGACCCTCGACCGACGGGTGTTTGAGCGGACCTACGCAAATGTGTTCGAGGGTGACGATGAATGGAAGGCGCTGCCCATTCCTGAGGGAAGCCTCTACGCCTGGGATTCCGCTTCCACATACGTACAAGAGCCGCCATTCTTCGAGAACCTTTCTCCGCAGCCCGGACACTTGGGGGATATCCGTGGGGCCCGCGCGCTCCTCGTGCTCGGCGACTCCATCACGACAGACCACATCTCACCCGCCGGCTCCATCGAGCCCGACTGCCCCGCCGGTCGCTATCTCATCGACCACGGCGTCGCACCGCGCGACTTCAACAGCTACGGAGCGCGCCGTGGCAACCACGAGGTGATGATGCGCGGGACGTTCGGAAACGTACGGCTTCGCAACATGCTCACGCCAGACCGCGAGGGGGACTGGACGATCCACCATCCGACCGGGGAGATCATGCGCGTGTTCGACGCGTCACGGCGCTACATCGCAGATCGGACGCCTCTGATCGTCCTGGCGGGGAAGGAGTATGGGTCTGGAAGCTCGCGCGATTGGGCAGCCAAGGGCCCGCTCTTGCTCGGAGTCAAGGCCGCGATCGCCGAGAGCTACGAGCGGATCCATCGAAGCAACCTGGTCGGCATGGGCATACTACCGCTCCAGTACATGCCGGGTGAGACCGCCAGCAGCCTCGGACTCGACGGGACGGAGACGTTCGAGATCTCCGGCCTCTCTGACGATCTCAAGCCACGTCAGGAGTTGTCGATTCGCGCGACGCGCAAGGACGGCTCAACGGTGACGTTTCGGGCCATCGCGCGCGTCGACAGCCCAGTGGACGTGGAGTATCTGCGCCACGGCGGCGTGCTGAATATGGTGCTGCGAAATCTGGCCGCCACGTAG